From Plasmodium brasilianum strain Bolivian I chromosome 5, whole genome shotgun sequence, the proteins below share one genomic window:
- a CDS encoding hypothetical protein (conserved Plasmodium protein), whose protein sequence is MMVNAYKRPKKVTIGGMYYSKEYFSRRRNYYYGYNKYKNYSYYYKLQNYKKMNNYEEQEEKEKEKNYKDLNNNLSKGVGRRKHKMQNEMGMTEVKGKKRGYSRKKKCIIKILKRPTDGMTNEEREQKLAGTNGRSGSNITKEKNQNKKEEENTENNIDKDSNDVERKDVKKEKKSKKQKLETSLTKIKKSKEVFKFTSTQELFNLLLKDVKDSAEEETVGKNKKNNKSSSSSDSHNKIISNGPSMEHNEIKNKKESAKKMEKKKSKSNCIKKTSIIKIEAKGEGKEQEDEKKKNKKNILKVHADVMRKNEVDIFTQRSDHILKECVNSYSRGSCSSSNNKRSGSINSGGSSKNNISSNSSSSNNNNNNNNSFVDWKNNLSEISMADKFYNARIKGSNNNSGYYYNSCEDNCILLKSKNNSSNSSSKYYNTKNVENGTISEKKLMKVMKNVDGNNKYCTNKKAVEVAGVGGVGALVGGKDSNYLKCSSSKYACSSTNANLLLSHSQKLELLKNNSLKNEELKKLKKEEEEGFFAIPLYMRSPKPEQIPIPVYLSEDVMNNAGSKEIEIFSNGRDDEVEGGNNNIINDNGINNNSFVNSASGNSVGIMKTIGESFSNNKTYKDKTTARNSSNNNNSNGNTPVVKASKNYTKNVNDFKNMHKENENPLNFAKKNLEKKKKKTFLNRNYNNVMLFNMEPNNSKQNHDPLNIGSMKTNKLYNNNNIHSSYMTKTSNYNGCNLHKYVKNSKVEKYFYNKKYKVKTYFKENHRNKNFYPLKDVKIAAY, encoded by the coding sequence ATGATGGTAAACGCATATAAGAGACCAAAGAAAGTGACCATAGGAGGGATGTATTATAGTAAGGAATATTTTAGTAGGagaagaaattattattatgggtataacaaatataagaattataGTTACTActataaattacaaaattataagaaaatgaataattacgAAGAGCaggaagaaaaggaaaaagaaaaaaattataaggacttgaataataatttatcaaaAGGAGTAGGTCGCAGGAAACACAAAATGCAGAATGAAATGGGCATGACAGAGGTAAAAGGGAAGAAGAGAGGATatagtagaaaaaaaaaatgtattattaaaattcttAAGAGGCCAACAGATGGCATGACGAATGAAGAAAGGGAGCAGAAGTTGGCAGGCACGAATGGAAGAAGTGGTAGTAATATAACAAAGGAGAAAAATCAGAATAAGAAAGAGGAGGAGAATACTGAAAACAACATTGACAAGGATAGTAATGATGTAGAAAGGAAGGATGtaaagaaagagaaaaagagtaaaaaacaaaagttgGAAACGAGTTTAACCAAGATAAAAAAATCGAAAGAAGTTTTTAAGTTTACCTCAACACAGGAGTTGTTTAATTTGCTTTTGAAAGATGTTAAGGATTCTGCAGAAGAAGAAACCGTgggaaagaataaaaaaaacaacaaaagTAGTAGCAGCAGCGACAGCCAcaacaaaattatatcaaatgGACCTTCAATGGAGCACAATGAAattaagaacaaaaaagaaagtgcaaagaaaatggaaaaaaaaaagagcaaatCGAACTGTATTAAGAAGACAAGCATTATAAAGATAGAAGCAAAAGGTGAAGGTAAGGAACAAGaagatgaaaagaaaaaaaataagaagaataTTCTTAAGGTACATGCAGATGTTATGAGAAAGAATGAGGTAGATATCTTTACGCAGAGAAGCGATCATATTTTGAAGGAATGTGTGAACAGTTATAGTCGTGGTAGTtgcagtagtagtaataacaaaAGAAGTGGAAGCATTAACAGCGGAGGTAGCAGTAAGAACAATATCAGTAGTAATAGCAGCAGTagcaacaacaacaacaacaacaacaacagtTTTGTTGATTGGAAGAATAATTTGAGTGAGATTTCCATGGCCGACAAGTTTTATAATGCACGAATTAAGGGATCCAATAATAATAGCGGTTATTACTACAATAGTTGTGAAGATAATTGCATTTTACTTAAGAGCAAGAACAATAGCAGCAACAGCAGCAGCAAGTATTATAATACAAAGAACGTAGAAAATGGCACAATTAGCGAGAAAAAACTCATGAAAGTGATGAAAAATGTAgatggtaataataaatattgtaCTAATAAGAAAGCAGTAGAAGTAGCTGGGGTAGGAGGTGTAGGTGCCTTAGTTGGAGGAAAAGATAGCAATTATTTGAAATGTTCATCATCCAAATATGCATGTTCAAGTACCAACGcgaatttattattaagtCATTCACAAAAATTGgaattacttaaaaataatagtttgAAGAATGAggaattgaaaaaattaaagaaggaagaggaagaaggTTTCTTTGCCATACCCTTATATATGAGATCACCCAAACCGGAGCAAATACCAATACCAGTTTACTTATCAGAGGATGTTATGAACAACGCAGGTAGTAAAGAGAtagaaattttttctaatggCAGAGATGATGAGGTGGAGGGaggtaacaataatattattaacgaTAAtggtattaataataattcatttgtGAATAGTGCAAGTGGGAACAGTGTAGGAATTATGAAAACGATAGGAGAAAGCTTCAGCAATAACAAAACATACAAAGATAAGACGACAGCAAgaaatagtagtaataataataatagtaatggtAATACCCCAGTTGTGAAAGCTAGCAagaattatacaaaaaatgtaaatgattttaaaaatatgcacaaaGAGAACGAGAACCCATTAAATTTTGCGAAAAAAAAtctggaaaaaaaaaagaaaaaaactttCCTGAAcagaaattataataatgtaatgcTGTTCAATATGGAACCAAATAACTCGAAACAAAATCATGATCCGCTGAATATTGGAAGTATGAAAACTAACAAgctgtataataataataatatacattcgTCATATATGACCAAAACATCTAATTATAATGGATGCAATCTgcataaatatgttaaaaattcTAAGgtggaaaaatatttttacaataagaAGTATAAAGTTAAAACGTACTTTAAGGAAAATcacagaaataaaaatttttacccTTTAAAAGATGTTAAAATTGCGGCATATTAA
- a CDS encoding trafficking protein particle complex subunit 3: protein MSKDKYQKHGDAIFAKLEKVNSELLSLTYGALVSQLLKDLELVDEVNEQLEKMGYNIGIRLVEEFLAKSDISFCEDFEETVEVIAKVAFKMFLGISGTVTCINKETNIYSIIFDSNPLSDFVELPKSLSSLNYCSLLCGVIRGALEQIRIKVRCYFVKDMLKGDDYYEIYIELQEVMKEEILNDEES from the exons atgtcaAAAGATAAATACCAGAAGCATGGAGATGCTATATTTGCTAAACTAGAAAAAGTG AATTCGGAGTTGTTGTCTCTAACATATGGGGCGTTAGTGAGTCAACTACTAAAAGACTTGGAACTAGTAGATGAAGTTAATGAGCAACTAGAGAAAAT GGGTTACAATATAGGAATAAGGTTAGTTGAAGAATTTCTTGCCAAGTCGGACATCTCGTTTTGCGAAGATTTCGAAGAGACTGTGGAGGTTATAGCAAAG GTGGCCTTTAAAATGTTCTTGGGAATAAGCGGGACTGTTACATGCATAAATAAGGAGACGAATATTTATTCCATAATTTTTGATAGTAACCCCTTAAGTGACTTTGTCGAATTGCCTAAGTCACTTTCCTCCTTAAACTACTGCAGCTTATTATGTGGAGTTATAAGGGGCGCATTAGAGCAG ATCAGAATCAAAGTGCGATGTTACTTTGTTAAGGATATGCTAAAAGGAGATGACTACTATGAAATTTACATCGAACTGCAAGAg gttatgaaagaagaaattttaaatgatgaGGAATcgtaa
- a CDS encoding hypothetical protein (conserved Plasmodium protein) yields the protein MDIHNMSSSLTESKNNLLKGVGNAETARTLLELLMNNSEGFNFKVTVNDNREFYGSLEYVDKYYLFLTKSEERYVGNPPYVRNCGDILIPLKITKSIEIEKSYFDNCYEKLKNM from the exons ATGGATATTCATAATATGAGTTCTTCACTTActgaaagtaaaaataatttattaaaaggaGTTGGAAATGCGGAAACTGCAAGAACGTTATTAGAA TTATTAATGAACAATAGCGAAGGTTTTAACTTTAAAGTTACTGTAAACGACAACAGGGAATTTTATGGGTCCTTAGAATATGTTGATAAGTATTACTTATTTCTTACAAAAAGTGAGGAGCGATACGTAG gcAATCCACCATATGTAAGAAACTGCGGTGATATTTTAATCCCATTAAAAATAACCAAGTCAATTGAAATTGAAAAGAGTTATTTTGATAATTGTTATGAAAAGTTGAAGAATATGTAA